One segment of Thermosynechococcus sp. HN-54 DNA contains the following:
- the murA gene encoding UDP-N-acetylglucosamine 1-carboxyvinyltransferase, producing MLTSTVTPLTTEQAHLRIQGGYRLSGEVRISGAKNSALVLMAGALLAADTTVLHAVPDLADIRRLAEILQALGVKVQRLGIETIAIDATDLNTNDPPYSLVSQLRASFFAIGPLVARLGIARVPLPGGCAIGARPVELHVRGLQAMGAEVTIDHGVVTASAPKLKGTRIYLDYPSVGATETLMMAATLAEGETTIENAAQEPEVVDLANFCIAMGAKIYGAGTNSITIVGVDRLHGTEYEIIPDRIEAGTFLLGAAVTRSAITLAPVIPSHLTPVIAKLAEMGATVEFPDPTRVRFTPAQRYRATDIETLPYPGFPTDMQALMMTLLAISEGNSLVSETVFENRFGHVAELNRMGADIRVKGNHAAIRGVPHLSGAPVTGTDLRATAALVVAGLAAHGETHVYGLQHLDRGYWQIEAKLRGLGAQLERYIPNAAPSPVF from the coding sequence ATGCTAACCTCGACCGTGACGCCGCTGACAACAGAACAGGCACACCTAAGAATTCAGGGGGGCTATCGGTTATCGGGTGAGGTGAGGATTAGCGGAGCCAAGAATTCCGCACTGGTACTAATGGCAGGGGCACTCTTGGCAGCAGACACGACAGTTCTTCATGCCGTTCCAGATTTAGCAGATATTCGCCGTCTTGCAGAGATTCTACAGGCCTTGGGAGTAAAGGTACAACGCCTCGGCATTGAGACAATTGCCATTGATGCCACAGACTTGAATACCAATGACCCCCCCTACAGTTTGGTCAGTCAACTGCGGGCGAGTTTCTTTGCCATTGGCCCTCTGGTGGCACGGTTGGGAATTGCTCGCGTCCCCTTGCCGGGGGGGTGCGCCATTGGTGCTCGCCCAGTGGAACTGCATGTGCGTGGTCTGCAAGCGATGGGTGCCGAAGTCACGATTGATCACGGTGTGGTTACCGCCAGTGCCCCCAAACTGAAGGGAACGCGGATCTATTTGGACTATCCTAGTGTCGGCGCCACCGAAACCCTGATGATGGCCGCCACCCTTGCTGAGGGGGAAACCACGATCGAAAATGCCGCCCAAGAACCCGAAGTGGTGGATTTAGCCAACTTCTGTATCGCAATGGGGGCAAAAATCTATGGCGCAGGTACCAACTCGATCACCATTGTCGGGGTCGATCGTCTCCACGGCACTGAATACGAAATTATCCCCGATCGCATCGAAGCGGGCACATTTCTCTTGGGCGCTGCTGTCACTCGCTCAGCCATTACCCTCGCACCCGTGATTCCCAGCCACCTGACTCCAGTTATCGCCAAACTTGCAGAAATGGGAGCAACGGTTGAATTTCCCGATCCCACCCGTGTCCGCTTTACCCCTGCCCAGCGCTATCGTGCCACCGACATTGAAACACTCCCCTACCCTGGCTTTCCCACGGATATGCAGGCCTTGATGATGACGTTGCTGGCCATCAGTGAGGGGAATAGTTTAGTTAGCGAAACGGTGTTTGAAAATCGCTTTGGCCATGTGGCTGAACTGAATCGCATGGGTGCCGATATTCGCGTCAAAGGGAATCACGCCGCCATCCGAGGGGTGCCTCATCTTTCCGGTGCACCCGTAACAGGTACGGATTTACGTGCCACAGCGGCTTTAGTTGTTGCTGGACTGGCTGCCCACGGCGAAACCCACGTCTATGGCTTGCAGCACTTAGATCGGGGCTACTGGCAAATTGAAGCCAAGCTGCGGGGTTTGGGCGCACAGTTAGAGCGCTATATTCCGAATGCAGCCCCCTCTCCAGTTTTTTAG
- a CDS encoding helix-turn-helix transcriptional regulator — translation MVDLPSPDLLTHVAEYFKVLSEPSRLQVLCALKQGRRNVSEIIQETGLGQANVSKHLKTLAQAGLVRRQPQGVTVYYEIADPTIFPLCDLVCQRLRQRIEEQSQVVKELVNNFS, via the coding sequence ATGGTTGACCTCCCCTCCCCTGACTTGCTCACCCACGTTGCCGAGTATTTCAAAGTGCTGTCGGAACCGAGTCGCCTGCAAGTGCTCTGTGCCTTAAAACAGGGACGACGCAATGTCTCGGAGATTATTCAAGAGACGGGGTTGGGGCAGGCCAATGTCTCAAAGCACTTGAAAACTCTTGCTCAGGCTGGTCTGGTGCGGCGACAACCCCAAGGGGTTACCGTCTATTATGAAATTGCTGACCCGACGATCTTTCCGCTGTGTGATCTGGTGTGCCAGCGGCTGAGGCAGCGCATTGAGGAGCAATCCCAAGTCGTTAAGGAATTGGTGAATAATTTCTCCTAG
- the cpdA gene encoding 3',5'-cyclic-AMP phosphodiesterase, producing MNDPFHLIQLSDLHLFATDEGRLLGLPTAQSLAAVLAAIRNRFPADALLLTGDLAQEPVAATYERLATAFGDFTCPVYWIPGNHDEPRVMLPALEHPPLRGDRQIPLGAWQGILLNSQVDGKVHGEFSTETLNWLDEQLGAASDRPTLIALHHPPFETGAPWLDSSRLQNPEQFFAVLDRHPQVKLVLFGHIHQEFATERQGVTYLGCPSTCIQFLPLAPEFSLEPIGPGFRQLWLHPDGTFRTQIERVEIPLTLDFSAKGY from the coding sequence ATGAATGATCCCTTTCACCTGATCCAGTTATCAGATCTCCATTTATTTGCCACCGATGAAGGCAGACTCCTTGGCTTGCCCACAGCACAATCCTTAGCAGCGGTTCTAGCAGCCATCCGCAATCGTTTTCCTGCTGACGCCTTGCTACTCACAGGAGACTTAGCCCAAGAACCCGTCGCTGCTACCTACGAACGGTTGGCCACCGCCTTTGGGGACTTTACCTGCCCCGTATATTGGATTCCCGGCAACCATGATGAGCCAAGGGTAATGCTGCCGGCGCTTGAGCATCCGCCGTTGAGGGGCGATCGCCAGATACCACTTGGCGCTTGGCAGGGCATTTTGCTGAATTCTCAAGTTGATGGCAAAGTCCATGGTGAATTCAGCACCGAGACCCTCAATTGGCTGGATGAACAGTTAGGGGCTGCGAGCGATCGCCCCACCTTAATTGCACTACATCATCCCCCCTTTGAAACGGGCGCCCCATGGCTCGACAGTAGCCGGCTGCAAAACCCTGAACAATTCTTTGCTGTATTGGATCGCCACCCTCAAGTCAAACTCGTCCTCTTTGGCCATATCCATCAGGAATTTGCCACGGAGCGGCAAGGGGTGACGTATTTGGGCTGCCCCTCCACCTGTATCCAGTTTTTGCCCCTTGCCCCTGAATTTTCCCTTGAACCCATTGGCCCTGGATTTCGTCAGCTGTGGTTGCATCCCGATGGCACATTTAGAACCCAGATTGAGCGCGTAGAGATACCGCTAACACTGGACTTCAGTGCCAAAGGCTACTAA
- a CDS encoding DMT family transporter yields the protein MVAMKEVMPHTSPLWVAGVRLVPAGLLVLAVAIALGKPQPNSLRAWGWISLFALVDGLLFQGFLATGLSKTGAGLGSVMIDSQPLAVALLSRWLYQERVGGWGWLGLFLGLLGISGIGLGDDLITLLHQPTAWQGIPWGQWWQRGELWMLLAALSMAVGTILMRPLARYADPVVATGWHMVLGGLPLLLLPSLNTPAPWADLHWSDVLNLGYATLFGSALSYGVFFYFAAQGNLTSLSALTFLTPVFALTFGHWILGETLSQVQLVGVGLTLMSIYIINQRQVLGRWWQQLPLPTRLRESATSVSVKVVDQK from the coding sequence ATGGTGGCCATGAAGGAGGTCATGCCCCATACCTCACCGCTGTGGGTTGCCGGCGTGCGCCTAGTGCCCGCAGGGCTGCTTGTTTTAGCGGTGGCGATCGCCCTCGGTAAACCCCAACCCAATAGCTTGCGGGCGTGGGGATGGATTAGTCTGTTTGCCCTTGTGGATGGCCTTTTATTTCAGGGGTTTCTTGCCACCGGCTTATCCAAAACCGGGGCAGGTCTGGGGTCAGTGATGATTGATTCGCAACCCCTTGCGGTGGCATTGCTGTCGCGCTGGCTGTATCAAGAGCGGGTTGGCGGCTGGGGCTGGCTGGGGCTATTCCTTGGGTTACTGGGCATTAGCGGCATCGGTCTAGGAGATGATCTCATCACCCTGCTCCATCAACCCACCGCATGGCAAGGCATTCCTTGGGGACAGTGGTGGCAGCGAGGCGAACTGTGGATGCTGTTGGCAGCCCTTTCGATGGCGGTGGGGACAATTCTCATGCGTCCCTTGGCACGCTATGCGGATCCCGTTGTGGCTACAGGCTGGCACATGGTCTTGGGTGGGTTGCCGCTATTGCTCTTGCCGAGCCTGAATACGCCTGCGCCTTGGGCAGACCTACACTGGTCAGATGTCCTCAACCTTGGCTATGCCACTCTCTTTGGCAGTGCTCTGTCCTACGGTGTCTTTTTCTATTTCGCTGCTCAGGGGAATCTCACCAGTCTTAGTGCCCTGACATTTCTCACCCCTGTCTTTGCCCTTACCTTTGGTCATTGGATCTTGGGGGAAACGCTGAGTCAAGTTCAGTTGGTGGGGGTGGGTCTGACGCTCATGAGCATTTACATCATCAATCAGCGCCAAGTCCTAGGACGTTGGTGGCAACAACTTCCCTTGCCCACACGCTTGCGTGAATCGGCAACCTCGGTCAGCGTTAAAGTAGTCGATCAAAAGTAG
- a CDS encoding proline--tRNA ligase, producing the protein MRLSQMLFVTLRDDPAEAEIPSHKLLLRAGYIRRIASGIYSYLPLMWRVLQKVSAIVREEMNRSGALECLLPQLQPAELWQESGRWDTYTKAEGIMFSLTDRAERQLGLGPTHEEVITTLAKDLIRSYRQLPVHLYQIQTKFRDEIRPRFGLMRGREFIMKDGYSFHADVASLKETYQVMYDTYNRILQRCGLTFRAVEADSGAIGGSGSHEFMVLAAAGEDEVLYTADGQYAANVEKAVSLPPDPVPTTYKKTATLDTPNTATIDALVEYLQCHPTQIVKNVLYRAVFDNGRVGLVLVSIRGDQEVNTVKLHNTLTSLAPNYGATKLLDLRIVEANTAQEWAATPIPFGYIGPDIEDRVIKADPQIIPHWIRIADHTVTELKQFITGANRDQQHRVGVNWGKSCPLPAIVADVRKAQAGDRACHDPTQHLETARGIEIGHIFQLGTKYSEAMKATYTNEQGAEVPLVMGCYGIGVSRLAQAAVEQHHDQHGIIWPLAIAPYQVIIVVPNIEDQQQMQVANDLYKQFQAAGIEVLLDDRDERAGVKFKDADLIGIPYRLVTGRAIANGEVELVIRASGAKSTLPLTEVVRYLQKEIAQQLAP; encoded by the coding sequence ATGCGCCTATCGCAAATGCTCTTTGTCACGCTTCGCGATGATCCAGCGGAAGCAGAAATTCCTAGCCACAAATTGCTCCTGCGGGCGGGGTACATTCGGCGGATTGCCAGTGGCATTTATAGCTATCTGCCCTTGATGTGGCGAGTGTTGCAAAAAGTAAGCGCCATTGTCCGTGAGGAAATGAATCGCAGTGGTGCCTTGGAGTGTTTGCTGCCGCAACTGCAACCCGCTGAACTGTGGCAAGAGTCAGGACGCTGGGATACCTACACCAAAGCCGAAGGGATCATGTTTTCCCTCACCGATCGTGCTGAGCGGCAGTTGGGACTAGGCCCCACCCATGAAGAGGTGATCACCACCCTCGCCAAGGACTTGATTCGCTCCTATCGTCAGCTGCCGGTTCACCTGTACCAAATTCAAACAAAATTCCGCGATGAGATTCGTCCCCGATTTGGCCTGATGCGCGGACGCGAATTCATCATGAAGGACGGCTACTCGTTTCACGCGGATGTGGCGAGCCTCAAAGAAACCTATCAGGTGATGTACGATACCTACAACCGCATTCTGCAGCGCTGTGGTTTGACCTTTCGAGCCGTGGAGGCGGATTCCGGTGCCATTGGCGGATCCGGATCCCACGAATTTATGGTCTTGGCGGCTGCTGGTGAAGATGAAGTACTCTATACCGCTGATGGCCAATACGCTGCCAATGTGGAAAAGGCGGTTTCCTTGCCCCCTGACCCTGTACCGACCACCTACAAAAAGACGGCAACGCTGGATACCCCGAATACAGCGACGATTGATGCCCTTGTTGAGTATTTGCAGTGCCATCCCACCCAGATTGTTAAAAATGTCCTCTATCGAGCTGTCTTCGATAATGGGCGGGTTGGATTGGTGTTGGTGAGTATTCGGGGTGATCAAGAGGTCAATACCGTTAAGCTACACAACACCTTGACCTCCCTAGCTCCCAACTATGGGGCAACCAAATTGTTGGATCTGCGAATAGTGGAGGCCAATACAGCCCAAGAGTGGGCAGCAACACCGATTCCCTTTGGTTACATTGGCCCTGACATAGAAGATCGGGTTATTAAAGCCGATCCTCAGATCATTCCCCACTGGATTCGCATTGCCGATCACACCGTCACTGAGTTGAAGCAGTTTATTACAGGAGCCAATCGCGATCAACAGCATCGGGTGGGTGTCAATTGGGGCAAATCCTGTCCATTACCGGCCATTGTGGCCGATGTTCGCAAAGCCCAAGCGGGTGATCGCGCCTGCCATGATCCAACGCAGCACTTAGAAACAGCAAGGGGCATTGAAATTGGCCATATTTTCCAGTTGGGGACAAAGTACTCTGAGGCGATGAAGGCCACCTACACCAATGAACAGGGCGCGGAGGTACCGTTGGTGATGGGCTGCTATGGTATTGGCGTTTCCCGCTTGGCTCAGGCAGCAGTAGAGCAGCACCACGATCAACATGGCATCATTTGGCCGCTGGCGATCGCCCCTTATCAAGTAATCATTGTCGTGCCCAACATCGAGGATCAGCAGCAAATGCAGGTGGCCAATGACCTGTACAAGCAGTTTCAGGCGGCAGGGATTGAGGTACTCCTCGACGATCGCGATGAGCGGGCAGGGGTGAAATTCAAAGATGCGGATTTGATTGGCATTCCCTATCGACTAGTGACTGGGCGCGCGATCGCCAACGGTGAAGTGGAACTCGTGATTCGGGCAAGCGGTGCCAAATCCACCCTCCCCTTAACTGAAGTTGTTCGTTATCTTCAAAAGGAGATTGCTCAGCAGTTAGCCCCATGA
- a CDS encoding B12-binding domain-containing radical SAM protein produces the protein MNLSRNTEELKTVPEMTGGRVPYTPRNHRRILCIFPRYSRSFGTFHHAYPLMGTVRAFMPPQGILLVAAYLPQSWDVHFIDENVQPATEEDYAWADIVITSGMHIQRPQILEINEIAHRHGKLTALGGPSVSSCPEYYPDVDILHLGELGDATDKMIAYFDEYGSQRPPQQLIFETTARLPLSEFPVPAYQHVRMENYFLGSVQFSSGCPFRCEFCDIPELYGRNPRLKTPQQILKELDTMLASGNPGAVYFVDDNFIGNRRAVMELLPHLIDWQKANGYPLQFACEATLNIAQSPKLLEMMREAYFCTIFCGIETPEPEALHAIHKDQNLSMPILEAVQTLNSYGMEVVSGIIIGFDTDTPETGDRILEFIRASHIPTLTINLLHALPRTPLWRRLEAEGRLNHDENRESNVEFLMPYEEVVEMWRRTITTAYEPEFLYERFAYQMEHTYPNRIAVPNSPARLSRENILRGLRIMKNLLWHVGLWGSYRKTFWKLAWPALKKGQIEQVIHVGVVGHHLINFAQECARGDEAASFYAQRLRQKNTTATSPKSAIKLPVKLR, from the coding sequence ATGAACCTGAGTCGGAACACTGAGGAGCTGAAAACGGTTCCCGAAATGACCGGCGGTCGAGTCCCCTATACCCCCCGCAACCATCGCCGCATTCTCTGCATTTTTCCCCGCTACAGTCGCTCCTTTGGTACGTTTCACCACGCCTACCCCCTCATGGGCACTGTCCGGGCGTTTATGCCCCCCCAAGGGATTCTTCTCGTGGCTGCCTACCTACCGCAATCTTGGGACGTGCACTTTATTGATGAAAATGTCCAGCCGGCAACCGAGGAGGACTACGCTTGGGCGGATATTGTGATCACCAGTGGCATGCACATTCAGCGGCCACAAATTTTAGAAATTAACGAAATTGCCCATCGTCACGGTAAACTCACTGCCCTTGGCGGACCTTCTGTATCGAGTTGTCCAGAATATTACCCTGATGTGGATATTCTCCACCTAGGAGAATTGGGGGATGCCACCGACAAGATGATTGCCTACTTTGATGAATATGGCAGCCAGCGTCCACCCCAGCAACTCATCTTTGAAACCACTGCCCGCTTGCCCCTGAGTGAATTTCCGGTGCCCGCCTATCAGCATGTGCGCATGGAAAACTATTTCCTCGGCAGTGTTCAATTTTCCAGTGGTTGTCCCTTTCGCTGTGAGTTTTGCGATATTCCTGAACTCTATGGCCGCAATCCCCGCCTGAAAACGCCGCAGCAGATTCTCAAGGAATTGGACACCATGCTAGCCTCAGGCAATCCGGGGGCGGTCTACTTTGTGGATGACAACTTCATTGGCAATCGTCGCGCCGTCATGGAACTGCTGCCCCACCTCATTGACTGGCAAAAAGCCAATGGCTACCCGCTGCAATTTGCCTGTGAAGCCACACTGAACATTGCCCAAAGCCCAAAACTTTTGGAAATGATGCGGGAAGCCTATTTCTGCACGATTTTCTGTGGCATTGAAACCCCAGAACCCGAAGCCCTCCATGCCATTCACAAGGATCAAAACCTAAGTATGCCGATTTTAGAGGCCGTGCAAACCCTCAATAGTTACGGCATGGAAGTGGTCTCTGGCATCATTATTGGTTTTGATACGGATACCCCAGAAACGGGCGATCGCATCCTTGAGTTTATTCGCGCCTCCCACATCCCCACCTTGACGATTAACCTGCTGCACGCCCTACCCCGTACACCTCTCTGGCGCCGCCTTGAAGCAGAAGGTCGCCTCAACCATGATGAAAATCGCGAGTCCAATGTCGAGTTCCTCATGCCCTACGAAGAGGTAGTGGAAATGTGGCGCCGCACCATCACAACCGCCTATGAACCGGAGTTTCTCTACGAGCGGTTTGCCTATCAAATGGAACACACCTATCCCAACCGCATTGCGGTGCCCAATAGCCCAGCTCGCCTCAGCCGCGAAAATATCCTGCGGGGACTGCGGATCATGAAAAATCTGCTCTGGCACGTGGGGCTTTGGGGCAGCTACCGCAAGACCTTCTGGAAACTAGCATGGCCCGCCTTGAAAAAAGGCCAAATTGAACAGGTGATCCACGTGGGTGTGGTCGGGCATCATCTGATTAACTTTGCCCAAGAATGTGCACGAGGGGATGAAGCGGCCTCCTTCTATGCCCAACGCCTGCGGCAAAAAAACACAACGGCCACCTCGCCCAAATCTGCCATCAAGTTACCAGTGAAACTGCGCTAA
- a CDS encoding class I SAM-dependent methyltransferase, whose product MILNPQQRTKLDSRSDALFYAAPRFVTHVDDFFLARLTDLYRQYLQPQMRVLDLMSSWVSHLPPELSFQEVVGHGMNAAELAHNPRLDRYFVQNLNEELALPLEDASFDAVLMAVSVQYLQYPEATFTEIARILKPQGVVIVSFSNRMFFEKAIQAWREGTEGDRVQLVQTYIHSIPSLKVIETHLPRRWSWLGFTDPFYAVVGQKQ is encoded by the coding sequence ATGATTCTCAATCCCCAACAGCGCACGAAATTGGATAGCCGCAGTGATGCTCTTTTCTACGCGGCACCGCGCTTTGTCACCCATGTGGATGATTTCTTTCTGGCGCGCCTCACGGATCTCTACCGCCAATACCTGCAGCCGCAGATGCGGGTCTTGGACTTAATGAGTAGTTGGGTGTCGCATCTGCCGCCGGAACTATCCTTTCAGGAAGTGGTCGGCCATGGCATGAATGCGGCGGAGTTGGCTCACAACCCGCGGCTGGATCGCTACTTTGTCCAGAACCTCAATGAAGAGTTGGCCTTGCCCTTAGAGGACGCCAGTTTTGATGCCGTACTGATGGCGGTGTCGGTGCAGTACCTCCAGTATCCTGAGGCAACCTTTACAGAAATTGCCCGTATCCTCAAGCCTCAAGGGGTTGTCATTGTCAGCTTCTCAAATCGCATGTTTTTTGAAAAAGCGATTCAGGCGTGGCGTGAGGGTACAGAGGGCGATCGCGTGCAGCTAGTGCAAACCTATATCCACAGCATTCCCTCCCTCAAGGTGATCGAAACCCATCTGCCCCGTCGCTGGTCTTGGCTAGGATTTACTGATCCTTTCTATGCTGTTGTGGGTCAAAAGCAGTAG
- a CDS encoding glycogen/starch/alpha-glucan phosphorylase, whose translation MNNSATPNGHAVNSVSPSTTPTNDEHCDLYIESDRTGMTVQTLKRAFVDNLHYIQGKDAMFATPYDYFMALAYTVRDRLLHRRIKTAQTYFEQDAKVVYYLSAEFLIGRLLLNNLMNVGLYEQTKQAMADFGLDLNELMDREPEPGLGNGGLGRLAACFLDSLATLEIPAVGYGIRYEFGIFEQIITNGWQHEVPDNWLRFGNPWEIARPDYNVEVKFGGHTEAYTDAQGHYRVRWVPSTTVFGTPYDTPIPGYGKNTVNTLRLWSARAAQDFNLQVFNAGDYTQAVSEKTFSENISKVLYPNDNTPQGKELRLQQQYFFVSCSLQDIIRLYLRRHTSFDAFPDKVAIQLNDTHPAIGVAELMRLLVDEYQLTWEKAWDITQRTFAYTNHTLLAEALERWSVDLFGQLLPRHLEIIYEINYRFLNEIRLRYPGNTARLARMSLIEEGHPKQVRMAHLACVGSHTVNGVAELHTELIKQELMRDFYEMYPNKFQNKTNGITPRRWLLMSNPRLASLITETLKSDRWITHLEDLRGLEPYATDPAFQAKWQQIKQANKERLAEYIWRNNQIEVDPYSLFDIQIKRIHEYKRQHLAVLHIITLYEHIKANPNIDIQPRTFIFGGKAAPGYFMAKMIIKLINSVGDMVNHDSDVNGRLKVVFLSNYSVSLGEMVYPAADLSEQISTAGKEASGTGNMKFALNGALTIGTLDGANVEIRQEVGPENFFLFGLTAQEVMSLKAEGYNPREYYNSNPMLKKVIDSLISDYFNPREPRLFEPIVSSLLNEDQYMLLADYQSYVDCQQRAAQAFRDKTHWTQMSILNVARMGKFSSDRTIAEYCKDIWHVEPVPVSLDTCRPAFRPSRISQASSL comes from the coding sequence ATGAATAACTCCGCCACTCCTAACGGTCACGCTGTTAATTCAGTTTCTCCCTCCACGACCCCTACCAACGATGAACACTGCGATTTGTATATCGAGAGCGATCGCACAGGGATGACAGTGCAAACCCTGAAGCGCGCTTTTGTTGATAACTTGCACTACATCCAGGGCAAGGATGCCATGTTTGCTACGCCCTACGATTACTTCATGGCGCTGGCCTACACGGTGCGCGATCGCCTGCTGCATCGGCGGATTAAAACCGCCCAAACCTATTTTGAGCAGGATGCCAAGGTGGTCTATTACCTGTCGGCAGAGTTTCTCATTGGTCGTCTGCTCCTGAACAACCTGATGAACGTCGGCCTCTACGAGCAAACCAAACAGGCCATGGCTGACTTTGGCCTTGACCTCAATGAACTCATGGATCGTGAACCCGAGCCGGGGCTAGGCAATGGCGGTTTGGGACGCTTGGCAGCTTGTTTCCTCGACTCTCTCGCGACTCTTGAAATTCCTGCTGTCGGCTACGGCATTCGCTACGAGTTTGGTATTTTCGAGCAAATCATTACCAATGGCTGGCAGCACGAAGTGCCCGACAACTGGTTGCGCTTTGGTAACCCTTGGGAGATTGCCCGTCCCGATTACAACGTTGAAGTTAAGTTTGGCGGTCATACTGAAGCCTACACCGATGCCCAAGGGCACTACCGAGTGCGGTGGGTTCCTAGCACTACCGTTTTTGGCACGCCCTACGACACGCCAATCCCTGGCTATGGCAAAAATACGGTGAACACCCTGCGCCTCTGGAGTGCGCGTGCCGCTCAGGACTTTAACCTCCAAGTGTTCAACGCTGGTGACTACACCCAAGCGGTTTCGGAAAAAACCTTTAGTGAGAATATCTCGAAAGTTCTCTACCCCAACGACAACACCCCCCAAGGCAAAGAATTGCGGCTGCAGCAACAGTATTTCTTTGTCTCCTGTTCGTTGCAGGACATTATTCGTCTCTACTTGCGGCGGCACACCAGCTTTGATGCTTTCCCCGATAAAGTGGCCATTCAGCTCAACGATACCCACCCCGCTATTGGTGTGGCTGAACTGATGCGCCTACTGGTGGATGAGTATCAATTGACATGGGAAAAAGCGTGGGACATTACGCAGCGCACCTTTGCCTATACCAACCACACGCTGCTGGCGGAAGCCCTCGAACGCTGGTCGGTGGATCTCTTTGGTCAACTGCTACCGCGCCACTTGGAAATCATTTACGAGATTAACTACCGCTTCCTGAATGAGATTCGCCTGCGCTACCCCGGTAATACAGCACGGTTGGCACGGATGTCCCTCATTGAGGAAGGTCATCCCAAGCAGGTGCGCATGGCGCATTTGGCCTGTGTCGGCAGCCATACGGTAAACGGGGTAGCCGAACTGCACACAGAACTGATCAAGCAGGAGCTGATGCGGGACTTCTACGAGATGTACCCCAACAAGTTCCAGAACAAAACCAATGGCATTACCCCCCGCCGTTGGCTATTGATGAGTAATCCCCGCTTGGCCAGTCTGATTACCGAAACGCTGAAGAGCGATCGCTGGATTACCCACCTTGAAGACCTGCGGGGTCTAGAACCCTACGCCACGGATCCCGCCTTTCAGGCCAAGTGGCAGCAAATTAAACAGGCGAATAAAGAGCGCCTAGCGGAGTACATCTGGCGCAACAACCAAATTGAAGTGGATCCCTATTCCCTCTTTGATATCCAAATTAAGCGCATCCACGAGTACAAGCGGCAGCACTTGGCGGTGCTCCACATCATTACGCTCTACGAACACATCAAGGCCAATCCCAACATTGACATTCAGCCGCGCACGTTTATTTTTGGCGGCAAGGCGGCTCCTGGCTACTTCATGGCCAAGATGATTATCAAACTGATCAATTCTGTAGGGGACATGGTCAACCACGACAGTGATGTCAATGGCCGCCTCAAAGTAGTGTTCCTGAGTAATTATTCCGTCTCCCTTGGGGAAATGGTTTACCCTGCTGCGGATCTGTCGGAGCAAATTTCCACTGCTGGTAAGGAGGCCTCCGGAACCGGGAATATGAAGTTTGCCCTCAATGGGGCGCTGACGATTGGCACCCTCGATGGGGCAAATGTGGAAATTCGCCAAGAGGTGGGGCCAGAAAACTTCTTCCTCTTTGGTCTGACGGCTCAGGAAGTGATGAGCTTGAAAGCGGAGGGCTACAATCCCCGTGAGTACTACAACAGCAACCCAATGCTCAAGAAGGTGATTGACAGCCTGATTTCCGACTACTTCAATCCGCGTGAGCCGAGGCTATTTGAACCGATTGTCAGTTCCCTACTCAACGAGGATCAATACATGCTCCTAGCGGACTACCAATCCTATGTGGACTGTCAGCAACGGGCCGCCCAAGCCTTCCGCGACAAGACCCACTGGACACAAATGTCAATTCTTAATGTGGCACGCATGGGCAAATTCTCCAGCGATCGCACGATTGCCGAGTACTGCAAAGACATCTGGCACGTTGAACCCGTTCCTGTTTCCTTGGACACGTGTCGGCCTGCTTTTCGCCCCAGCCGCATCAGTCAAGCCAGTAGTCTTTAG